In Macadamia integrifolia cultivar HAES 741 chromosome 13, SCU_Mint_v3, whole genome shotgun sequence, one DNA window encodes the following:
- the LOC122060184 gene encoding putative disease resistance protein RGA3 — translation MVDALILRVVLQNINSLLQEEFALVWGVDREMRKLSNTLATIQDVLEDPEEKQLKDKTIKNWLKKLKEAAYDADDILDECAAKALEVKAQLGNCNNSTNKVSQSFLSWFNFKQLLFRRNIGHRIKDIRERFDDIADERSKFHLNPRGIVEWAVNESSTERETSSILPTEHQVYGREGDREKIVKVLLDNNSNPNLLIYPIIGMGGLGKTTLAQLVYNDERVKNHFETRSWVCVSDDFDIKSLTKAIIESMGGTANDLTELDPMQSRLREMLSRRRRFLLVLDDVWNEDQDKWDRVKSSLTCGNEGCAFLVTTRVEKVASIMGTFPAHHLKGLSEDDCWDLFKQRAFGDAREEIANLVVIGKEIVKKCGGVPLAAKALGGLMRFKHTETEWLFMRDSEIWDLPEDEENTILPALRLRGRLVVFIKNVSSIFEC, via the coding sequence ATGGTTGATGCCCTTATTCTTCGAGTTGTTCTTCAGAACATCAACTCCTTACTTCAGGAGGAGTTTGCTTTGGTATGGGGAGTCGATCGAGAGATGAGAAAGCTTTCTAACACCTTAGCTACAATTCAAGATGTATTGGAGGATCCTGAGGAGAAACAGTTGAAGGATAAGACGATCAAAAATTGGTTAAAGAAACTCAAGGAAGCGGCTTATGATGCAGACGACATCTTAGATGAGTGTGCGGCCAAAGCACTTGAGGTGAAAGCCCAGTTGGGAAACTGCAACAACTCTACTAACAAGGTAAGTCAATCTTTCTTATCTTGGTTCAATTTTAAACAACTTTTGTTTCGTCGCAACATTGGACACAGAATAAAAGatattagagagagatttgatgATATTGCTGATGAGAGGTCCAAATTTCATCTGAACCCGCGGGGAATTGTGGAATGGGCTGTTAATGAGAGCAGTACTGAACGAGAGACTAGCTCCATTCTGCCTACTGAACaccaagtttatggaagagaaggGGATAGAGAAAAGATAGTTAAAGTATTGCTAGACAATAATAGCAACCCAAATTTATTGATTTATCCAATAATCGGAATGGGTGGTCTTGGGAAGACCACACTTGCTCAACTAGTCTACAACGATGAAAGAGTGAAAAATCATTTTGAGACCAGAAGTTGGGTTTGTGtatctgatgattttgatataaAAAGCCTTACCAAAGCAATCATAGAATCCATGGGTGGAACTGCAAATGATCTCACTGAGTTGGATCCAATGCAAAGCCGCCTTCGTGAGATGTTGAGTAGGAGGCGGAGATTTTTGCTTGTACTTGATGATGTTTGGAATGAAGATCAGGACAAATGGGACAGGGTGAAATCTTCATTAACATGTGGAAATGAAGGATGTGCATTTCTCGTAACCACTCGTGTGGAGAAAGTAGCATCAATCATGGGCACATTTCCTGCTCACCACTTGAAAGGACTCTCAGAGGACGATTGTTGGGATTTGTTCAAGCAACGTGCATTTGGAGATGCGAGAGAAGAGATTGCAAACTTGGTAGTGATTGGGAAGGAGATTGTGAAGAAGTGTGGAGGTGTACCTCTGGCTGCAAAGGCTTTAGGAGGCTTAATGCGCTTCAAACACACAGAGACTGAATGGTTGTTTATGAGAGACAGTGAAATTTGGGATCTACCAGAAGACGAAGAAAATACGATATTGCCAGCATTGAGACTCAGAGGCCGTTTGGTAGTGTtcataaaaaacgtttctagcatttttgAGTGTTAA